Below is a window of Sulfurisphaera ohwakuensis DNA.
GATGAGTTACTTAAATATAGCATAAAAAATATTTGTCGATGTACTGGTTATTTTAATATTATAAAAGCAATTAAGTCTTCTTCCTTGAGTCAATAAATTCTTTCATCCTCTTTTTTGCTGACTCTGTTTGAGACAGCAACGCTAATTCCATTATAGCCTTTTCAACCATTTTCTTATCTTTTCTAAGCCATCTTTTTATAGTTTTTAAAGAATAGAAATCAAGTTGATTAATCATCTCTATAACTCTGTTAACTTCCTCTATTAGTTTATCATCTGGTACAACGTAATCGACCAGGCCTAGAATTTTTGCCTCTTCAGCAGTAATAGCTTCGCCAGTGAGTACTAATCGATTAATCCTCCTTCCTAATGCTAAAGGACCTATAGTTATTGCCATTGGAGGGATTAAGCCTAACTTAGCTTCTGGGATAGAAAATTTTGCAGATTGCACTGCTATAGTAACATCACAGAAGAGCAGTATTTCGCATCCTCCTCCATATGCTAAACCATTAACAGCACATATCAATGGTTTTTCAAGTTCAGTTAAACTCTCTATTGCTGAATAAAGTGTGAGAAAGAAATCTTTAGCTTCATCAACATCTTTTAATTCATACATAGCATATATGTCATCGCCAGAAGAAAATGCTCTTCCATTCCCAGTAAGAACTATAACTCTTGTATCATCCTCATTAGCCTTCTTTAATAGTTTAGATAAGGAATCCCAACTCTCTCTATCAAGAGCGTTAAGTCTTTCAGGTCTATTAAATATTATCCATGAAACGTTACCTCTTTTTTCGTAGATCATATATTGAATGAGTCTAATTTATTATTTATTTTTTAGTTTGGCTTACAGATATTCAGTAAGATATATCATTTCTAATGTTTTAACAAGCAAGTGATTTTTTAAACCTTAATCCAAACTTATTAAGCAATGGTTGCTATTGTTGATGTAGGAATTACGAAATTTGGGAAAAGAAAAGAAAATATCTTTGACCTTGTTAAAGAAGCTACAGAAAAATTACTGAAATATGATATTGATTATGTAATAGTTTCAAATTCATATTCTGGAGAGTTTAATCAAACCTCAGGGTTAAGTTCCCTTATTACCACATATTTAAATTTAGATCATGTACCTTCTTTAAGGGTAGATAACACAAGCGGAAGTGGAGGATCAGCAATAATGGTTGCAAAATCTTTACTCGAATCCAAAGAAGCAAATATGGTTTTAGTAGTGGGAGTTGAGAAAATGTCTGAGAAAAAAACGAGAGAAGTTACTAAAATTATCTCGTCATTATTACCATTTGAGGAACGCGTTGCGTCCCTTCCTTCTCTTGCATCTATATCTGCAATAGAATATATGAGAAAATTTAATGCAACCAGAGAAAGTATAGCTCAAGTAGCTGTAAAAAACCATTATAATGGTTCACTTAATCCTTTCGCGCACATACAGAAGAGAGTAACATTAGAAGAAGTATTGAATTCTCCAGTTATTTCTGAGCCTCTAAGACTTTACGAATATACCCCTATAAGTGATGGAGCTGCAGCTGTAGTTATGGTTAGAAATGAGGATGCGCTAAGTTATACTTCTAAGCCTGTTTACATAAAAGGAATAGGGAGTAGTAATTACACAGCGTATGTAAGTGAAAAAGAGGATTTTGTGACTTTACCAGCAGTAGTAGAAGCGTCAAGAAAAGCATTTAAGAAGGCTAAAGTTGAAAAGATTGATTTTGCAGAATTACACGATATGGCGACTATCCTAGAAATTATACAGTCTGAAGATATTGGTTTATTTAAGAAGGGTGAAGGATGGAAAGCAGTTATGGAGGGTTTAACTTCACTTGATGGAGAAACACCAATAAATCCCAGTGGGGGATTAAATTCAAAGGGTCATCCTATAGGGGCTAGCGGTGTTGCACAAGCTGTTGAAGCATTTTTACAAATTAGGAATGAGGCTGGAAATAGGCAAGTTAAAAATGCTAGAGTTGGTCTTTCGTTAAGCATGGCGGGTTACGGTAATTCTGCTACTGTAATTATATATGGTGATGAGCCTTGATGAAATGTACTAAATGTGGTTATATGACTTTAGGTAGGATTAAGTGCCCTAAGTGTGGAGGAGAGTTGACTAACGTAGAAGAGATAGAAGGAAAAGTACTATTTAGCTGGATATTAAATGTGACACCAGAAAATCTTGAAGAGAAGTATTACCTTTCTCTAGTTGAAACTCATAATGGAAAGGTTTTATGTAAATCTTTAGAAAGATATGAGGGAAGAGTTAAAGTTAAGAACGGAGAATGTATTAAATATGTCTAGCTATTCTTTCTTTTCTTATTATTTCATCAAATTCTCTTTTTGATTTTTCTATTGTCTTTTTAATTGCAGATACTATCGCTTTTTCTTTCTCACCCTCATATTCAATTAATACTTCTAAAAATTCATTTATTTCAATTTTTCCACTTCCATTAGGCTCAGTTCCCATATACATCATGTCAAGTTCTTTTTCTTTTGGTAATTTTATTAATTTGGGTTGAAATAGCATAACATAAGATATTTTGACTGGAGATACAAATTTTCTTACTTTAGCTTCAACTGGAAAAACTGAGAATAAAGATGACAATTCACCATAAATATAAAAAACATTTTCTTCGTCTGAGGGAAATATAAATTTAAATGGAGTAAAATTCTTAAAGAAGAATATATGATCGGACAGGATATAAAATACTACTTCTCTTTCGTGTGACGTTTCAAATTTAATATTAACTCTCACAACAAAGTATAAACTTACACATTTAAATGTTTTATTAATCAAGTTTAAAAATGTTTAATGGTAACTCATTTACGTAAATCTATAAAATTTCTATTTAACATTGATAATGTTAGCAACAAATAAAATAAAAACTTTTTAGGATAAATGATAAAAGTATATTGTGCTTGAAACTAAAAAAATTCTACAAAATAATGTTAATGACTCCTTCTTCATTCCAAATAAGATTTTAACATTTAAGATAAGAGGAAATAATAATGTTTATAAGGGAATTAGGGTACAATATTCTAGAATTTTTGGACCATATGCAGGTGGAGTTATATTTTCAGAGGAAATGGACTTAGATACTTTGATAGATTTAACTATAATTTCCTTTATAAGAAATATACTTTTTAACTTACCGTTGGGAAGTTCTATTGGTTGTATATGTGCACCAAGATCACAGGATAAAAAAATATTAATATCGCAATATATAAATTATGTGAGAAATAATATAGATGAAGATATTTTAATACCAGATGAAGGAACAGAAGATATGTCAGAATTATTCTATGAAATAGCAAATATAGATGAAAAATACATTACAAATATAATTTATACTGATTATTTATCATATTCGATCGGAATTGCAATACTACTCAAATTTGCACTTAAAGGAAACTTTAACGTTAAAATCGGTATTCTAGGATCAAACCCAGCTAATACTACACTGTTTAGCTTATTAGAAAGCTTAGGTTCAGAAGTCTTTTCAGCCAATTTAAATTCAAAGTGTGATGCACTTATTATTACAAGTGGAAAGAAAATAGTAAATTCGTTTAACCAAGATAAGATAGAAGCTAAAATCGTAGTTGAGGGAAGTGATCTAGCAATAACATATGATGGATATAAAAAACTGAGAAATAGGGGTATAATCGTAGTCCCAGACGTATTAGCAAACTCCGGAAAAGCAATAGGCATTTATTTAAAATGGGTAAATAATAGAATTGGGAAAGTAATGTATAATGAAGAAGAAACTATAAGGTTTTTATACGAAAAAATTAATAGAACATTAAGAGAAATAATAAATGAAAACAAAAAACTTGATGAATTAAAAGAGACTTTATTTTTAACGGCATTATCCAAGATAAGCCATACCTATTAATGACCCCATTGGAACTTGACTAGATGTACCTACATATATAACTTCAGTTACAGTATTTCCTTGAATCAGAACAACATTTTCGTTAAAACCTTCTATGTATGTATATAACCCAGAATTACCAGAGAAACCTAAGCTATTCACATAATTCTGGGCATATATAGGTGATTTAAATATCATTTTTATGTATATTAACCAATCAGAATGAGTATCGATAAACCTATAGTAATATTCTTTTTCCAATCCTTGAGCACCTTGAGTGGTAACATAACTATTATACAATGTCCATTGACCACCTAAGAATTTGCTTGGATTTGGTGGTTTAACTGCTTGAGGAACTGAGGAAAGACTTAAAATGCCTAGAGATAGAGCAGCAATTATAACAACAGCCACTCCTATAACATAAATTAACCCTTTATCCATTTTTTCACCTAATTATATATACTATCAATTTTCATCTTAATAAATTTTTATATAAATGTTTATATGAGTGTGCAAATGTGGTATTCCATGTAATTTTACAAATGTCTAATTTTCTGAGTTTAATCAACTTTAACATATAGCAGTTGTTCTACTTTAACGCGGCTTAAAGATTTTCACTAAATCTAGTGCATTCCATAAACATATTTGAGTTAATTTGAGGAATTCCTTCTCACATTTCGTTATTAACAAAACGTCAGACTAAAAACTTTATCGATAGTATAGGGGATTTCGCATTACTGAGGAAAATTAGAACAACTCCTATTTAACATAGTTTAATTATAAATTATAATTATAAATATGTTGAAGGAGATAGCCACTAATATCTAATTTGTAAATATTTTAGCAAAAAATAATTTTAATAATATATATACTCCTAGAATATCCATAACAACGAAAACTATAGAACCAGCTGCCGGTAACTCATATCTGGGATAAATTGAATAAGGAGAGGAATAAAGTGAAAATCCAATTATCCACATATAAGATAAAAGAGAATCACCAATCATCCATAAGAAGAAAAGAAAAACTAAGAAATTTATTGAAAATTTACTAATAGAAGATCCAATTAGTACCCCAGATATTGTCATAGATATCACATCTATAATCCAAATGAAATAGACTGAAGTAGCATAATCGAAAAACCATGGCAAGTGCCAGAATATAATAATGGGTAAAGCTACAAAGAGAAATTTTCTTGATAACGAATAGAACTTATTTGACAGAAATATTGATATGCCGAGAATTAAATAATGAAATAACATCGGTATTGCTGGAGAATATGATAAAAAACTAAATGTAAATGGTAAAATTAAAAATATATCAAGTGGAAGAAGATAATAAAAAATCTTATTCATCTTAAATCCCGAAGAATGAGATTTGCCCTGGAGTAAATGGATGATAGAACGGCAATTGCAAGTATAGCATTGTAAATACTATTACCCATATTC
It encodes the following:
- a CDS encoding thiolase family protein, which gives rise to MVAIVDVGITKFGKRKENIFDLVKEATEKLLKYDIDYVIVSNSYSGEFNQTSGLSSLITTYLNLDHVPSLRVDNTSGSGGSAIMVAKSLLESKEANMVLVVGVEKMSEKKTREVTKIISSLLPFEERVASLPSLASISAIEYMRKFNATRESIAQVAVKNHYNGSLNPFAHIQKRVTLEEVLNSPVISEPLRLYEYTPISDGAAAVVMVRNEDALSYTSKPVYIKGIGSSNYTAYVSEKEDFVTLPAVVEASRKAFKKAKVEKIDFAELHDMATILEIIQSEDIGLFKKGEGWKAVMEGLTSLDGETPINPSGGLNSKGHPIGASGVAQAVEAFLQIRNEAGNRQVKNARVGLSLSMAGYGNSATVIIYGDEP
- a CDS encoding enoyl-CoA hydratase/isomerase family protein, producing the protein MIYEKRGNVSWIIFNRPERLNALDRESWDSLSKLLKKANEDDTRVIVLTGNGRAFSSGDDIYAMYELKDVDEAKDFFLTLYSAIESLTELEKPLICAVNGLAYGGGCEILLFCDVTIAVQSAKFSIPEAKLGLIPPMAITIGPLALGRRINRLVLTGEAITAEEAKILGLVDYVVPDDKLIEEVNRVIEMINQLDFYSLKTIKRWLRKDKKMVEKAIMELALLSQTESAKKRMKEFIDSRKKT
- a CDS encoding Glu/Leu/Phe/Val dehydrogenase dimerization domain-containing protein, whose protein sequence is MLETKKILQNNVNDSFFIPNKILTFKIRGNNNVYKGIRVQYSRIFGPYAGGVIFSEEMDLDTLIDLTIISFIRNILFNLPLGSSIGCICAPRSQDKKILISQYINYVRNNIDEDILIPDEGTEDMSELFYEIANIDEKYITNIIYTDYLSYSIGIAILLKFALKGNFNVKIGILGSNPANTTLFSLLESLGSEVFSANLNSKCDALIITSGKKIVNSFNQDKIEAKIVVEGSDLAITYDGYKKLRNRGIIVVPDVLANSGKAIGIYLKWVNNRIGKVMYNEEETIRFLYEKINRTLREIINENKKLDELKETLFLTALSKISHTY
- a CDS encoding DUF1404 domain-containing protein is translated as MNKIFYYLLPLDIFLILPFTFSFLSYSPAIPMLFHYLILGISIFLSNKFYSLSRKFLFVALPIIIFWHLPWFFDYATSVYFIWIIDVISMTISGVLIGSSISKFSINFLVFLFFLWMIGDSLLSYMWIIGFSLYSSPYSIYPRYELPAAGSIVFVVMDILGVYILLKLFFAKIFTN
- a CDS encoding STK_08120 family protein; translation: MRVNIKFETSHEREVVFYILSDHIFFFKNFTPFKFIFPSDEENVFYIYGELSSLFSVFPVEAKVRKFVSPVKISYVMLFQPKLIKLPKEKELDMMYMGTEPNGSGKIEINEFLEVLIEYEGEKEKAIVSAIKKTIEKSKREFDEIIRKERIARHI